One Herbaspirillum rubrisubalbicans genomic window carries:
- the tolA gene encoding cell envelope integrity protein TolA, with protein sequence MSDNAHYTIPKAPGRWRAITLALVMHVALFLFFWIGIRWQSETPLTVEAEIWDPQYKEAAPLPTPPQPEPQPVVVEPPPQPQPQPEPKPIPPKVIDEPKVEKPDIALQKEKEKKRKEEQEKQQKLEQEKAEKAKAEKDKADKLKAEKEKAEKEQAEREKKEKLEADKQKKLKEEKQKEEEAKKKADAEKQAADKKKQQQAAADAKAAEQRRQEDLKRMMGQATSATGGTGTAAKSQGPKGSPDYANRLGAKIKGNTTFDNAGVSGNPAGEYTVELFPDGTVRSVRVNKPSGVPGFDEAVRTAVMKSQPFPADKDGKVPSSFTFTHYPKDQ encoded by the coding sequence ATGAGCGATAACGCACACTACACCATCCCCAAGGCCCCTGGCCGCTGGCGTGCCATCACGCTGGCGCTGGTGATGCACGTGGCCTTGTTCCTGTTCTTCTGGATCGGGATCCGCTGGCAGAGCGAAACCCCGCTCACGGTAGAAGCCGAGATCTGGGATCCGCAATACAAGGAAGCCGCCCCCCTGCCCACCCCGCCGCAACCGGAGCCGCAGCCGGTGGTGGTCGAGCCGCCACCGCAACCCCAGCCGCAACCTGAACCCAAGCCAATTCCTCCCAAGGTGATCGACGAACCCAAGGTCGAGAAACCCGATATCGCCTTGCAAAAGGAGAAGGAAAAGAAGCGCAAGGAAGAACAGGAAAAGCAGCAGAAGCTGGAGCAGGAAAAGGCTGAAAAGGCAAAGGCCGAGAAGGACAAGGCTGACAAGCTCAAGGCAGAGAAGGAAAAAGCCGAGAAGGAGCAGGCCGAGCGCGAGAAGAAGGAAAAGCTCGAGGCCGACAAGCAGAAGAAGCTCAAGGAAGAGAAGCAGAAGGAAGAAGAGGCCAAGAAAAAGGCCGACGCCGAGAAGCAGGCTGCTGACAAGAAGAAGCAGCAACAGGCCGCGGCTGACGCCAAGGCCGCCGAACAGCGTCGCCAGGAAGACTTGAAACGCATGATGGGCCAGGCCACCAGCGCCACCGGTGGCACCGGCACGGCGGCCAAGTCGCAAGGCCCCAAGGGCAGCCCGGACTATGCCAACAGGCTCGGCGCCAAGATCAAGGGCAACACGACCTTCGACAATGCCGGCGTCAGCGGAAACCCCGCCGGGGAGTACACTGTCGAATTGTTCCCGGACGGGACGGTGCGCAGCGTGCGTGTGAACAAGCCTTCAGGCGTGCCGGGCTTCGACGAAGCCGTGCGTACCGCCGTCATGAAGTCTCAGCCCTTCCCGGCCGACAAGGATGGCAAGGTACCGTCCAGCTTCACATTCACCCATTACCCGAAAGATCAGTAA
- the glyA gene encoding serine hydroxymethyltransferase yields the protein MFDKNQTLAKVDPDLWSAIQKENARQQDHIELIASENYTSPAVMEAQGSQLTNKYAEGYPGKRYYGGCEYVDVAEQLAIDRLKALFGAEAANVQPNSGSQANQGVFFAMLKPGDTIMGMSLAEGGHLTHGMALNMSGKWFNVVSYGLNDKEEIDYEAMERLAREKKPKLIIAGASAYSLRIDFERFAKIAKEVGAYFMVDMAHYAGLIAAGVYPNPVPFADFVTSTTHKSLRGPRGGVILMKAEHEKAINSAIFPGIQGGPLMHVIAAKAVAFKEAASPEFKAYQQQVVKNADVLAKTLIKRGLRIVSGGTESHVMLVDLRPKGLTGKEAEAILGSAHMTCNKNGIPNDPEKPFVTSGIRLGSPAMTTRGFKEAEAEKVGNLIADVLDNPHDAATIERVKAEVKKLTDAFPVYG from the coding sequence ATGTTTGACAAGAACCAGACTCTCGCAAAAGTCGATCCCGACCTGTGGTCTGCCATCCAGAAGGAAAACGCCCGCCAGCAGGATCACATCGAGCTGATCGCTTCTGAAAACTACACCTCGCCGGCCGTGATGGAAGCGCAAGGTTCACAGCTGACCAACAAGTACGCCGAAGGCTATCCGGGCAAGCGCTACTACGGTGGCTGTGAGTACGTGGACGTGGCCGAGCAGCTGGCCATCGACCGCCTGAAGGCCCTGTTCGGCGCCGAAGCCGCCAACGTGCAACCCAACTCCGGCTCCCAGGCCAACCAGGGCGTGTTCTTCGCCATGTTGAAGCCGGGCGACACCATCATGGGCATGTCGCTGGCAGAAGGCGGCCACCTGACCCACGGCATGGCCCTGAACATGTCGGGCAAGTGGTTCAACGTGGTCTCCTACGGCCTGAACGACAAGGAAGAGATCGACTACGAGGCGATGGAACGCCTGGCCCGTGAGAAGAAGCCCAAGCTGATCATCGCTGGCGCCTCGGCTTACTCGCTGCGCATCGACTTCGAGCGTTTCGCCAAGATTGCCAAGGAAGTCGGTGCCTACTTCATGGTCGACATGGCCCACTACGCAGGCCTGATCGCTGCAGGCGTCTACCCGAACCCGGTGCCCTTCGCCGACTTCGTCACCTCGACCACCCACAAGTCCCTGCGCGGTCCGCGCGGTGGCGTGATCCTGATGAAGGCCGAGCATGAGAAGGCCATCAATTCGGCCATCTTCCCCGGTATCCAGGGCGGCCCGCTGATGCACGTCATCGCCGCCAAGGCGGTGGCCTTCAAGGAAGCAGCGTCGCCCGAATTCAAGGCCTACCAGCAGCAAGTGGTGAAGAACGCCGACGTGCTGGCCAAGACCCTGATCAAGCGCGGCCTGCGCATCGTCTCCGGCGGCACCGAGTCGCACGTGATGCTGGTGGACCTGCGTCCCAAGGGCTTGACCGGCAAGGAAGCCGAAGCCATCCTGGGTTCGGCCCACATGACCTGCAACAAGAACGGCATTCCCAACGATCCGGAAAAGCCATTCGTGACCTCCGGCATCCGCCTGGGCAGCCCGGCCATGACCACCCGTGGTTTCAAGGAAGCCGAAGCCGAGAAGGTCGGCAACCTCATCGCCGACGTGCTGGACAACCCGCATGACGCCGCCACCATCGAGCGGGTCAAGGCCGAAGTGAAGAAGTTGACCGACGCCTTCCCGGTCTACGGCTGA
- the ybgC gene encoding tol-pal system-associated acyl-CoA thioesterase: MSAASSPFDWNIRVYYEDTDTGGVVFYANYLKFFERARTEWLRSFGFQQQHLAETTGAIFVVKNTSVDYLAPARLDDELRLTVVVEKFRNASMQFIQEAWRLPSGDGGTACDGEPRLLARGSITVVCVDQATFRPRPIPDEVLTCIKKPT, encoded by the coding sequence ATGAGTGCCGCCAGTAGTCCATTCGACTGGAACATCCGGGTCTATTACGAAGATACCGACACCGGAGGCGTAGTGTTCTACGCCAACTACCTGAAGTTCTTTGAGCGCGCCCGCACGGAATGGCTGCGCTCCTTCGGTTTCCAGCAACAACACCTGGCCGAGACCACCGGCGCCATCTTCGTCGTCAAGAACACCAGCGTCGACTATCTCGCCCCCGCCCGCCTGGACGATGAACTCCGCCTGACCGTCGTGGTCGAAAAATTTCGAAATGCCTCCATGCAATTCATCCAGGAGGCCTGGCGCCTGCCGTCGGGGGATGGCGGGACCGCCTGCGACGGGGAACCCAGACTGCTGGCGCGGGGCAGCATCACGGTCGTCTGTGTGGACCAGGCCACTTTCCGGCCGCGTCCAATTCCTGACGAAGTGCTGACTTGCATCAAGAAGCCAACATGA
- the tolQ gene encoding protein TolQ produces MNVTQDLSFISLIANASVLVQLVMLLLLSASVTSWTYIFRKMFTIRSARVQTEEFERVFWSGGNLSALYQDALSNRRKAGGEGGALERIFQAGMGEFTKAKASVAARGGAVDPGLLLDGARRAMRAAYQREMDALESHLAFLASVGSVSPYVGLFGTVWGIMNAFRGLANVQQATLAAVAPGIAEALIATAIGLFAAIPAVVAYNRYSHDIDRLAIRFESFIEEFSNILQRQAR; encoded by the coding sequence ATGAACGTCACACAAGACCTGTCCTTCATTTCACTGATCGCAAACGCGTCCGTCCTGGTGCAACTGGTGATGTTGCTGCTGTTGTCGGCATCGGTCACCAGCTGGACCTACATCTTCCGCAAGATGTTCACCATCCGCTCGGCGCGGGTGCAGACCGAGGAATTCGAACGCGTCTTCTGGTCCGGCGGCAATCTGTCGGCGCTGTACCAGGATGCGCTGTCCAACCGCCGCAAGGCTGGTGGCGAAGGTGGCGCCCTGGAGCGCATCTTCCAGGCCGGCATGGGTGAATTCACCAAGGCCAAGGCTTCGGTAGCCGCCCGTGGCGGCGCCGTCGATCCCGGCCTGCTGCTGGACGGCGCCCGTCGCGCCATGCGCGCGGCCTACCAACGCGAGATGGATGCACTGGAATCGCACCTGGCCTTCCTGGCCTCGGTGGGTTCGGTGTCGCCATATGTGGGCCTGTTCGGCACCGTCTGGGGCATCATGAACGCCTTCCGTGGCCTGGCCAACGTGCAGCAAGCCACCCTGGCCGCGGTCGCCCCCGGCATTGCCGAGGCACTCATCGCCACCGCCATCGGCCTGTTCGCCGCCATTCCTGCGGTGGTGGCCTACAACCGCTATTCGCATGACATCGACCGTCTGGCGATCCGCTTCGAGAGCTTCATCGAAGAGTTCTCCAACATCTTGCAACGTCAGGCACGCTAA
- a CDS encoding cell division protein ZapA, giving the protein MSTIQIQAMIMGQSYTLACQEGEQAALHHAVAYLDQKMRAIRDAGRIKGTDRIAVMAGLGIAAELLSMQRSEGPFAGMTIAQWQQQIAAITEVVDQALAPQEKLF; this is encoded by the coding sequence ATGAGCACCATCCAGATCCAGGCCATGATCATGGGCCAGTCCTACACCCTGGCCTGCCAGGAAGGCGAACAGGCCGCCCTGCATCACGCGGTGGCCTATCTCGATCAGAAGATGCGCGCCATCCGCGATGCCGGCCGCATCAAGGGTACCGACCGCATCGCCGTGATGGCCGGCCTGGGCATCGCCGCTGAATTGCTGAGTATGCAACGCTCCGAAGGCCCCTTCGCCGGCATGACCATTGCCCAGTGGCAGCAGCAGATTGCCGCCATCACTGAGGTGGTGGACCAGGCATTGGCACCACAGGAAAAACTGTTCTGA
- the tolB gene encoding Tol-Pal system beta propeller repeat protein TolB, protein MIKARYLTLTRLAAATVAVAGLSFAPASQAQIRFEITGVGASQIPVAITAFPGEESAPQQISSVVKADLARSGIFKLIDNGDALSDSSAINYADWQKRGANALAVGSVTRLADGRFDVRYRLFDTVQSTQLSALSIGAQPQLLRLTAHKIADDIYQKLTGIPGIFSTRISYVTKSGNEYRLEVADADGEGTQVALRSNEPIISPAWSPDGTKVAYVSFEMKKPVVYIQNLVTRQRSIVANFKGSNSAPAWSPDGSRLAVALTRDGLTQVYLINADGSGLRRLTNSAGIDTEPQFSPDGGSIYFTSDRSGGPQIYKVGLDGGTPQRVTFNGSYNISPRISPDGKTLAFISRRDGLFQLYALDLTNGQEIRLSDGSRDQSPSFAPNGKYIMYATESGRRGSLAVVSTDGRIKQRLTTQAGDIREPTWGPFMK, encoded by the coding sequence ATGATTAAAGCCCGTTACCTGACCCTGACCCGCCTTGCCGCCGCCACCGTGGCGGTGGCCGGCCTGTCCTTCGCCCCGGCCTCGCAGGCGCAGATCCGCTTCGAGATTACCGGCGTAGGCGCATCCCAGATCCCCGTTGCCATCACCGCCTTCCCCGGCGAAGAATCGGCGCCGCAACAGATCAGCTCGGTGGTCAAGGCCGACCTGGCGCGCAGCGGCATCTTCAAGCTGATCGACAATGGCGATGCGCTCTCGGACTCCTCGGCCATCAACTATGCCGACTGGCAAAAGCGCGGCGCCAATGCACTGGCCGTGGGTAGCGTCACGCGCCTGGCCGATGGCCGCTTCGATGTGCGCTACCGCCTGTTCGACACGGTGCAATCGACCCAGCTTTCGGCCCTGTCCATCGGTGCCCAGCCGCAACTGCTGCGCCTGACCGCGCACAAGATCGCCGACGACATCTACCAGAAGCTCACCGGCATCCCTGGCATCTTCTCCACCCGCATCTCCTACGTCACCAAGTCCGGCAATGAATACCGCCTGGAAGTGGCTGACGCCGACGGTGAAGGCACCCAGGTAGCGCTGCGCTCCAACGAGCCCATCATCTCGCCGGCCTGGTCGCCCGACGGCACCAAGGTTGCCTACGTCTCCTTCGAGATGAAGAAGCCGGTGGTCTACATCCAGAATCTGGTGACCCGCCAGCGTTCCATCGTGGCCAACTTCAAGGGCAGCAACTCGGCCCCGGCCTGGTCGCCGGACGGCTCGCGCCTGGCCGTGGCCCTGACCCGCGATGGCCTGACCCAGGTCTATCTCATCAATGCCGACGGCTCTGGCCTGCGCCGCCTGACCAACAGCGCCGGCATCGATACCGAACCGCAGTTCTCGCCTGATGGCGGTAGCATCTACTTCACCAGCGACCGCAGTGGCGGCCCGCAAATCTACAAAGTAGGCCTGGATGGTGGCACGCCGCAGCGCGTCACCTTCAATGGCAGCTACAACATCAGCCCCCGCATTTCGCCTGACGGCAAGACGCTGGCCTTCATCTCGCGTCGCGACGGTCTGTTCCAGCTCTATGCACTGGACCTGACCAATGGCCAGGAGATTCGCCTCTCCGACGGCAGCCGCGACCAGTCGCCCAGCTTTGCGCCCAACGGCAAATACATCATGTACGCGACGGAGTCTGGTCGTCGCGGATCCTTGGCCGTGGTGTCTACTGACGGTCGAATCAAACAGCGTCTCACGACGCAGGCCGGTGATATCAGGGAACCGACCTGGGGTCCGTTCATGAAATAA
- a CDS encoding tRNA-uridine aminocarboxypropyltransferase, producing the protein MVSNHDQQTSRRLLCPICQRALTACICHWTSPIDHAIDVLILQHPLEVSNAKNSVRLLHLSLPYSKLVVGSVFEPEQLHTLLHAPSRLRNVPDSETVHPVLLYTDDASTAETTYFDARTMRVEEQEPLKRIRLVVLDGTWRKSRKMLFENPLLQTLPRMMLIDTPTSRYTIRKSHKPEQLATLEATGYALMQLERNSEKYHPLLTAFDNFVLQQGYMRMHAQAARRSE; encoded by the coding sequence TTGGTTTCCAACCACGATCAACAAACGTCCCGCAGGCTGCTCTGCCCGATTTGCCAGCGTGCTCTGACGGCTTGCATCTGCCACTGGACCTCGCCCATCGACCATGCGATCGATGTGCTGATCCTGCAGCATCCCCTGGAAGTGAGCAATGCCAAGAACAGCGTGCGACTGCTGCACCTGAGCCTGCCCTACAGCAAACTGGTAGTGGGCTCGGTGTTCGAGCCGGAACAATTGCATACCCTGCTGCACGCCCCCTCGCGCCTGCGCAACGTGCCCGATAGCGAAACCGTGCATCCGGTGTTGCTCTACACCGACGACGCCAGCACCGCCGAGACTACCTACTTCGATGCGCGCACCATGCGGGTGGAGGAGCAGGAACCGCTCAAGCGCATCCGCCTGGTGGTGCTGGACGGCACCTGGCGCAAGAGCCGCAAGATGCTGTTCGAAAATCCGCTGCTGCAAACCCTGCCGCGCATGATGCTCATCGACACCCCGACCTCGCGCTACACCATCCGCAAGTCGCACAAGCCGGAACAACTGGCCACGCTGGAAGCCACCGGCTACGCGCTGATGCAACTGGAACGCAACAGCGAGAAATACCACCCGCTGCTGACCGCCTTCGACAACTTCGTGCTGCAACAGGGCTACATGCGGATGCACGCCCAGGCCGCGCGGCGCAGCGAATAG
- the ybgF gene encoding tol-pal system protein YbgF has translation MHTAFKLKSVTVAAMLAATAFLPLTARAGLFDDDEARKAILDIRSKIEALQRDVGNKADKNSVLTLSDRNDNLQSQIAALRGQIEVLTNEITNAQQRQKDFYVDLDARLRKLEPQQVQVDGQTVAVGVSEQQAYDAALSQFKGGDYKGAANAFADFLKRYPQSGYAPSAQYWQGNSLYAQRDYKGAIAAQQVVVKNYPDNPKAADALLNIASSQAELKDKAGAKKTLEQLIAKYPNTPAAQTGKERMASLK, from the coding sequence ATGCATACCGCTTTCAAACTGAAATCGGTAACCGTGGCGGCCATGCTGGCCGCCACGGCTTTCTTACCGCTTACCGCCCGTGCCGGCCTGTTTGACGACGATGAAGCACGCAAGGCCATCCTGGACATCCGCTCCAAGATTGAAGCCCTGCAGCGTGACGTCGGCAACAAGGCTGACAAGAACAGCGTCCTGACCCTCTCCGACCGCAACGACAACCTGCAATCCCAGATTGCCGCGCTGCGTGGCCAGATCGAGGTCTTGACCAACGAGATTACCAACGCCCAGCAACGTCAGAAGGACTTCTACGTCGACCTGGATGCACGCCTGCGCAAGCTGGAGCCGCAACAGGTACAAGTGGATGGCCAGACCGTGGCTGTGGGCGTTTCCGAACAGCAGGCCTATGACGCGGCCCTGTCGCAATTCAAGGGGGGTGACTACAAGGGAGCGGCCAATGCCTTTGCCGACTTCCTCAAGCGCTATCCGCAATCCGGCTACGCCCCCTCGGCGCAATACTGGCAAGGCAACTCCCTGTACGCCCAGCGCGACTACAAGGGCGCCATCGCTGCGCAGCAGGTGGTGGTGAAGAATTATCCGGACAACCCCAAGGCCGCCGACGCCCTGCTCAACATCGCCAGTTCGCAAGCTGAACTGAAGGACAAGGCAGGCGCCAAGAAGACCCTGGAGCAATTGATCGCCAAGTATCCCAACACTCCTGCCGCCCAGACCGGCAAGGAGCGGATGGCGTCGCTCAAGTAA
- the nrdR gene encoding transcriptional regulator NrdR: MKCPFCNHEDTPVLDTRLSEDGHSIRRRRRCGNCDKRFTTYERIELTMPVIVKKNGSRTEFDPAKLRGSLMLALRKRPVSAEAVDVAVQSIQDKLLQSGEREVMSGHVGELVMHELKRLDKIAYIRFASVYKSFEDVTEFQDAIDEVGPERKGAKKQER, from the coding sequence ATGAAGTGCCCATTCTGCAATCACGAAGACACCCCGGTGCTGGACACGCGTCTGTCCGAAGACGGTCATTCCATCCGCCGTCGCCGCCGCTGCGGCAATTGCGACAAGCGCTTCACCACCTATGAGCGCATCGAACTGACCATGCCGGTGATCGTCAAGAAGAATGGCAGTCGTACCGAGTTCGATCCGGCCAAGCTGCGTGGCAGTCTGATGCTGGCCTTGCGCAAGCGCCCGGTGTCGGCCGAGGCGGTCGATGTCGCTGTCCAGAGCATCCAGGACAAGCTGCTGCAAAGTGGTGAACGTGAAGTGATGTCAGGGCATGTCGGTGAACTGGTCATGCATGAGTTGAAGCGTCTGGACAAGATCGCCTACATCCGTTTTGCCTCGGTCTACAAGAGCTTCGAGGATGTGACTGAATTCCAGGATGCCATTGATGAGGTAGGGCCGGAGCGCAAGGGCGCCAAGAAGCAGGAGCGCTGA
- the pal gene encoding peptidoglycan-associated lipoprotein Pal has translation MRTRTISTFALIVSSAVLLAACSSTKLDDKANAPVQTGASNGADTRAVNTVNAGSVDPLNDPQGVLAKRSVYFDYDSYTVKPEYRTVIENHAKYLVAHKDRKVVIQGNTDDRGGAEYNLALGQKRAEAVRKALILLGVSDAQVEAVSFGKEKPKALGQDEASYAENRRADIAYQ, from the coding sequence ATGCGCACTCGCACTATCAGTACCTTCGCTCTCATCGTTTCCAGCGCCGTTCTGCTGGCCGCCTGCTCGTCCACCAAGCTGGATGACAAGGCTAACGCCCCCGTGCAAACCGGCGCCAGCAACGGCGCTGACACCCGCGCGGTCAACACCGTCAACGCTGGTTCGGTCGATCCGCTGAACGATCCGCAAGGCGTGCTGGCCAAGCGTAGCGTGTACTTCGACTACGACAGCTACACCGTCAAGCCGGAATACCGTACCGTCATTGAAAACCACGCCAAGTACCTGGTGGCCCACAAGGATCGCAAGGTCGTCATCCAAGGCAACACCGACGATCGCGGTGGCGCCGAGTACAACCTGGCCCTGGGTCAGAAGCGTGCTGAAGCCGTCCGCAAGGCCCTGATCCTGCTGGGCGTGTCGGATGCACAAGTGGAAGCGGTTTCCTTCGGCAAGGAAAAGCCCAAGGCACTGGGCCAGGATGAAGCATCCTACGCCGAGAACCGTCGCGCTGACATCGCTTACCAATAA
- a CDS encoding SDR family oxidoreductase, protein MVVLITGATAGFGAAMARKFAGNGHQVIAAGRRKERLDDLVKELGADKVLPLVLDVTSKDSINAGLASLSGQWKEVDVLINNAGLALGLGPAHEVALSDWETMIDTNVKGLVTITHALLPEMVKRGRGTIINLGSVAGAYPYPGGNVYGATKAFVDQFTLNLRADLVGTGVRATNLAPGLCGGTEFSNVRFKGDDGAAAKVYEGTTPLTAEDIAEAAFWVATMPAHVNINYMELMPTCQGFSPFNIKRKQ, encoded by the coding sequence ATGGTCGTGTTGATTACGGGAGCTACCGCAGGCTTCGGCGCCGCCATGGCGCGCAAATTCGCCGGCAACGGTCACCAGGTGATCGCCGCCGGTCGCCGCAAGGAGCGCCTGGATGACCTGGTCAAGGAACTGGGCGCCGACAAGGTGCTGCCGCTGGTGCTGGACGTGACCAGCAAGGACTCCATCAACGCCGGCCTGGCGAGCCTGTCGGGCCAGTGGAAAGAAGTCGATGTGCTCATCAACAACGCCGGCCTGGCACTGGGCCTGGGCCCGGCCCACGAAGTGGCACTGTCGGACTGGGAAACCATGATCGACACCAACGTCAAGGGCTTGGTCACCATCACCCACGCCCTGCTGCCGGAGATGGTCAAGCGCGGCCGCGGCACCATCATCAACCTGGGTTCGGTGGCCGGTGCCTACCCCTATCCGGGCGGCAACGTCTATGGCGCCACCAAGGCCTTCGTCGACCAGTTCACCCTGAACCTGCGTGCCGACCTGGTGGGTACCGGCGTGCGCGCCACCAACCTGGCCCCTGGCCTGTGCGGCGGCACCGAATTCTCCAACGTGCGCTTCAAGGGCGATGATGGGGCGGCTGCCAAGGTATATGAAGGAACCACCCCGCTGACGGCCGAAGATATTGCTGAAGCGGCCTTCTGGGTGGCTACCATGCCGGCCCATGTGAACATCAATTACATGGAGCTCATGCCGACCTGCCAGGGCTTCAGCCCTTTCAACATCAAGCGCAAACAATAA
- a CDS encoding ExbD/TolR family protein, with protein sequence MAGSSMRGGRPRKFKSEINVVPYIDVMLVLLIIFMVATPITNPSVINLPTAGKSTQPPSDYIEIALKPNAQATIRINGPKSGGKKAETVTGKTDLAERLRQLHEDNPDLAVMISADKDIKYDDVVQVISEAKKQGIARVGLATK encoded by the coding sequence ATGGCTGGCTCATCAATGCGCGGGGGGCGTCCCCGCAAGTTCAAGTCCGAGATCAACGTGGTGCCCTACATCGACGTGATGCTGGTGCTGCTGATCATCTTCATGGTGGCCACGCCCATCACCAACCCCAGCGTGATCAACCTGCCCACGGCCGGCAAGTCGACCCAGCCGCCCTCGGACTATATCGAGATCGCCTTGAAGCCCAACGCCCAGGCCACCATCCGCATCAACGGCCCCAAGAGCGGCGGCAAGAAGGCCGAGACCGTGACCGGCAAGACCGACCTGGCCGAGCGCCTGCGCCAGCTGCATGAAGACAACCCGGACCTGGCCGTGATGATCTCGGCCGACAAGGACATCAAGTACGACGACGTCGTGCAAGTCATCTCGGAAGCGAAGAAACAGGGAATAGCGCGGGTCGGCCTGGCCACCAAGTAA